A single Leptolyngbya ohadii IS1 DNA region contains:
- a CDS encoding glycosyltransferase family 2 protein, giving the protein MERVSAYATNPESNNFEKFEEPAVARSAERSERSVPKKPLVSLVTPAYNEALILEKNLTILCEYMASLEDEYEWELIVVNDGSRDNTGALAELFARKHSKVRVVHHEVNSGMGQALRTGFDNALGDYVVVLDMDLSFAPSHVERLLDKIRATHADVVTASPYMGGGKVSNVPFIRLMLSVGANWFLGFATKKKFTSITGMARVYDAEFLRSLNLRSKGMDINPEVLHKAALLEARVEEIPAHLRWIPQNDQPKSKRRKSSMTTMKILKHTWAIVFFGFLFRPVMFFVIPSLLFFAISLYSLGWASIHSWTSYQFLIAQGAIATTFDDRISQAVAQAFQSSPHSFVIGGMALMIAIQLFSLGVLSVQSKQYFEEVFNLGTAIYKSTRN; this is encoded by the coding sequence ATGGAAAGAGTGTCAGCTTACGCTACCAATCCCGAATCTAATAATTTTGAAAAGTTTGAAGAACCCGCTGTGGCTCGATCGGCTGAAAGAAGCGAACGATCTGTCCCGAAGAAGCCTCTCGTTTCTTTAGTAACCCCCGCTTACAACGAAGCCCTCATTCTCGAAAAAAACCTGACGATTCTCTGCGAGTACATGGCAAGCCTGGAGGATGAGTACGAGTGGGAACTCATTGTCGTCAATGACGGGAGCCGGGACAACACGGGCGCATTAGCAGAATTGTTCGCCCGGAAACACAGTAAAGTGCGCGTCGTCCACCACGAAGTGAACTCTGGAATGGGGCAGGCACTCCGAACCGGATTTGACAATGCTCTGGGGGATTATGTCGTTGTTTTAGACATGGATTTGAGCTTTGCGCCCAGCCACGTCGAGCGTCTTTTAGACAAAATTCGGGCAACCCATGCGGATGTCGTCACCGCATCTCCCTACATGGGCGGCGGCAAGGTTTCCAATGTTCCCTTCATTCGCTTGATGCTGAGCGTGGGTGCAAACTGGTTTCTCGGCTTTGCCACCAAAAAGAAATTCACCAGCATTACCGGCATGGCAAGGGTTTACGATGCAGAATTTCTGCGTTCCCTCAACCTGCGATCGAAGGGGATGGACATCAACCCGGAAGTGCTGCACAAGGCAGCTTTGCTGGAGGCACGGGTGGAAGAAATTCCTGCCCATCTGCGCTGGATTCCCCAAAACGATCAGCCTAAATCTAAGCGTCGCAAGTCCAGCATGACGACGATGAAGATCCTGAAGCACACCTGGGCGATCGTCTTCTTTGGGTTTCTGTTTCGTCCGGTGATGTTTTTTGTAATTCCCAGTCTGCTGTTCTTTGCCATCTCCCTGTATTCCCTGGGCTGGGCAAGCATTCACTCCTGGACTTCTTACCAATTCTTGATCGCACAAGGCGCTATTGCCACCACCTTCGACGATAGGATTTCGCAAGCCGTAGCGCAGGCATTTCAATCCTCTCCCCATTCGTTCGTCATTGGGGGCATGGCGCTGATGATTGCAATTCAGCTCTTTAGCCTGGGCGTGCTGTCGGTGCAGAGCAAGCAGTATTTCGAGGAGGTCTTTAATCTCGGAACTGCAATCTACAAATCAACTCGCAATTAG
- a CDS encoding NAD(P)/FAD-dependent oxidoreductase — MNNALFRVDGTMNIAIVGGGMMGMTLAYRLSEQGNRVTLFEGSPQLGGLTTHHDYGSFVWDRFYHVILPSDQALIALLKEIGLGDELDWQKTLTGFYDGKQFYSISNSIEFLKFPPLNLLDKIRLAFTLLYGSRIKNWKKLETIRAEDWLISLSGRGTYEKMWKPLLRAKLGENYKRVSAVFIWAYISRLFSARDSSLKKEELGYVRGGYKTVFDRLTALIQSTGGKVLTGISVESIVPHPSGGLWVEHSQRKEHFDKVIFTGPVNVLEQVAAKELVNVSGNGNAIEYMGVVCMVLLTRKPLVPYYVVNIADQKVPFTGVIGMSNLVDLQETNGLHMTFLPKYVLSDDPFLKESNESIEKYFLDGLRSMFPDLRSEDIAGIHINRAFKVQPLQVLNYSSLVPHTTVSSKDFYILNTAQLVQDNPNNNAVVRLVDQFLQDQFL, encoded by the coding sequence GTGAACAATGCTCTATTTCGGGTTGATGGAACAATGAATATTGCGATCGTCGGTGGCGGCATGATGGGGATGACTCTTGCCTATCGTCTGTCAGAGCAGGGAAACCGGGTCACGCTGTTTGAGGGTAGCCCGCAACTGGGCGGCTTAACGACCCACCATGATTACGGCTCCTTTGTGTGGGATCGGTTCTACCATGTGATTCTGCCGTCCGATCAGGCGTTGATTGCGCTTTTGAAAGAGATTGGTTTGGGCGACGAGCTTGACTGGCAAAAGACCTTGACCGGATTCTATGACGGTAAACAGTTTTATTCGATTAGTAATTCGATCGAGTTTTTGAAGTTTCCGCCGCTGAATCTGCTGGACAAAATTCGGCTGGCGTTTACCCTGCTCTACGGATCGCGCATCAAGAACTGGAAAAAGCTAGAAACCATTCGGGCGGAGGATTGGCTGATTTCCCTATCCGGTCGCGGCACCTACGAGAAAATGTGGAAGCCGCTGCTGCGGGCAAAGCTGGGCGAAAACTATAAGCGCGTCTCTGCCGTATTCATCTGGGCTTACATCAGCCGTTTGTTTTCTGCACGGGATTCTTCCCTGAAAAAAGAGGAATTGGGGTATGTGCGAGGAGGATACAAAACGGTATTCGATCGCCTGACTGCTCTGATCCAGTCCACCGGGGGAAAAGTCCTGACGGGCATATCGGTAGAGTCGATCGTCCCCCATCCCAGCGGAGGGTTATGGGTGGAACACAGCCAGCGCAAAGAACATTTCGACAAGGTTATTTTTACAGGTCCGGTGAACGTATTGGAGCAGGTTGCTGCGAAGGAACTGGTGAATGTTTCTGGGAACGGTAACGCGATTGAATATATGGGAGTGGTGTGTATGGTGCTGTTAACGCGCAAGCCACTGGTTCCCTACTACGTCGTGAATATTGCCGATCAGAAAGTTCCCTTTACCGGGGTGATCGGAATGAGTAATCTGGTGGACTTGCAGGAGACCAACGGGCTGCACATGACCTTTTTACCCAAGTACGTTCTTTCCGATGATCCGTTCCTGAAGGAATCCAACGAGTCGATCGAAAAGTATTTCCTGGACGGACTGCGATCGATGTTCCCGGATTTGCGATCGGAGGACATTGCCGGAATCCATATCAACCGGGCATTTAAGGTGCAGCCGCTCCAGGTGTTGAACTATTCCAGTCTGGTGCCCCATACCACGGTGAGCAGCAAGGATTTCTATATCCTTAACACTGCCCAACTGGTGCAGGACAATCCCAATAACAATGCGGTTGTCCGCCTGGTGGATCAGTTTTTGCAGGATCAGTTTTTGTAA